A genomic stretch from Oncorhynchus gorbuscha isolate QuinsamMale2020 ecotype Even-year linkage group LG20, OgorEven_v1.0, whole genome shotgun sequence includes:
- the LOC124007390 gene encoding 14-3-3 protein eta-like — translation MADREQLIQRARMAEQAERYDDMASAMKQVTELSEPLSNDDRNLLSVAYKNVVGARRSSWRVTSSIEQRAMADGNDKKLELVKAYRETIEKELETVCQDVLNLLDQFLIKSCGEDQLESKVFYLKMKGDYYRYLAEVATAEKKTSAVESSEGAYKEAYEISKSMAATHPIRLGLALNFSVFYYEIQNAPEEACRLAKEAFDEAIGHLDNLNEDSYKDSTLIMQLLRDNLTLWTSDQQDSEGGEAQP, via the exons ATGGCAGATCGAGAGCAACTGATCCAGAGAGCCCGTATGGCTGAGCAGGCGGAACGGTACGATGACATGGCCTCGGCGATGAAACAG GTGACTGAGCTGAGCGAGCCTCTGAGTAACGACGACCGCAACCTACTCTCTGTGGCCTACAAGAACGTGGTGGGGGCCCGGCGGTCCTCCTGGCGCGTCACCTCCAGCATCGAGCAGAGGGCCATGGCCGACGGCAACGACAAGAAGCTGGAGCTGGTGAAGGCCTACCGGGAGACCATCGAGAAGGAGCTGGAGACGGTGTGCCAGGACGTGCTCAACCTGCTCGACCAGTTCCTCATCAAGAGTTGCGGAGAAGACCAGCTGGAGAGCAAGGTGTTTTACCTGAAGATGAAGGGCGACTACTACCGCTATTTGGCCGAGGTGGCCACAGCCGAGAAGAAGACCTCCGCCGTGGAGTCCTCCGAGGGAGCCTACAAGGAAGCCTATGAGATCAGCAAGAGCATGGCGGCCACCCACCCCATCCGGCTAGGCCTGGCCCTCAacttctctgtgttctactacgaGATCCAGAATGCTCCAGAGGAGGCCTGCAGGCTGGCCAAGGAGGCCTTTGATGAGGCCATTGGACACCTGGACAATCTGAACGAGGACTCCTATAAGGACTCCACCCTCATCATGCAGCTGCTGCGGGACAACCTGACCCTGTGGACCAGTGACCAGCAGGACAGCGAGGGGGGAGAGGCCCAACCCTGA